In Streptomyces sp. SLBN-118, the following are encoded in one genomic region:
- a CDS encoding MarR family winged helix-turn-helix transcriptional regulator, with protein MSATTPQAPTKLQLLELLAAIGTAQWRDFAATAAQHGLTSTQAKVLAQLDGPLPMRGLAALLVCDASNVTGIVDRLEARELVRREADPADRRVKNVVATDAGREIIRRVREEMQETHGALDALDEAESATLYALLERLRLTMAKDA; from the coding sequence ATGAGCGCCACCACCCCGCAGGCCCCCACCAAGCTCCAGCTCCTGGAACTGCTCGCCGCCATCGGCACCGCCCAGTGGCGCGATTTCGCGGCCACCGCCGCCCAGCACGGCCTCACCTCCACCCAGGCCAAGGTCCTCGCCCAGCTCGACGGTCCGCTGCCGATGCGCGGCCTCGCCGCCCTGCTGGTCTGCGACGCGTCGAACGTCACCGGGATCGTGGACCGCCTGGAGGCCCGCGAGCTGGTCCGCCGTGAGGCCGACCCGGCAGACCGTCGCGTGAAGAACGTCGTCGCAACCGACGCGGGCCGCGAGATCATCCGGCGCGTTCGCGAGGAGATGCAGGAGACGCACGGCGCCCTCGATGCCCTGGACGAAGCCGAGAGCGCGACGCTCTACGCCCTGCTGGAGCGCCTGCGACTGACGATGGCGAAGGATGCCTGA
- a CDS encoding glycerol-3-phosphate dehydrogenase/oxidase yields MSSPTTLAASSLNAARRSRELSELADGTQVDVLVVGLGATGAGAALDAATRGLTVAAIDSHDLAFGTSRWSSKLIHGGLRYLATGQLDVAHESAVERGILMERTAPHLVRAQPFVLPLTPLVSRGQAALAWAGFRAGDLLRASARTARATLPAPRTLSAVETRHMAAALRPAGLRGGLLSWDGQLTDDARLVTAIARTAAAHGARILTRTRALQLTGSGARVRDELTGEELLIRARTVINAAGVWAGGLVDDIRLRPSRGTHLVLRSEDLGSLTAGMHIPIPGETNRFVLVLPQGDGRVYVGLTDEPVDGDIPDVPEVPETDIGFLLDVLGSALDVTVTRNDVMGAFAGLRPLLDTTGDSARTADISRKHAVLTSPDGVVTVVGGKLTTYRRMAQDAVDAAVTVRNLAAGPSGTATLPLVGAAGPGALAALDAPRRLVRRYGSEAGQIHALGLADPALARPVIPGHPVTGAELRWAVRHEGALDESDILDRRTRIGLVPHDREEAQTAARDALAAEPAELP; encoded by the coding sequence ATGAGCAGCCCGACCACCCTCGCGGCATCCTCACTCAACGCCGCACGCCGCAGCCGCGAACTCTCCGAACTCGCCGACGGCACACAGGTCGACGTCCTTGTCGTCGGCCTCGGAGCCACCGGCGCGGGAGCCGCCCTCGACGCCGCCACCCGCGGACTGACCGTCGCCGCGATCGACTCCCACGACCTCGCCTTCGGCACCTCCCGCTGGAGCTCCAAACTCATCCACGGCGGACTGCGCTACCTCGCCACCGGCCAGCTCGACGTCGCCCACGAAAGCGCCGTCGAACGCGGCATCCTCATGGAACGCACCGCCCCGCACCTGGTCCGCGCCCAGCCCTTCGTGCTGCCGCTCACCCCGCTCGTCTCCCGTGGTCAGGCCGCACTCGCCTGGGCCGGCTTCCGCGCCGGCGACCTGCTGCGCGCCTCGGCCCGCACCGCACGCGCCACCCTCCCCGCCCCCCGCACCCTCTCCGCGGTGGAGACGCGTCACATGGCCGCCGCGCTCCGGCCTGCCGGCCTGCGCGGCGGGCTGCTGTCCTGGGACGGCCAACTCACCGACGACGCCCGCCTGGTGACCGCGATCGCCCGTACCGCGGCCGCGCACGGCGCACGCATTCTCACCCGCACCCGCGCCCTCCAGCTCACTGGTTCCGGCGCCCGCGTCCGCGACGAGCTCACCGGCGAGGAACTGCTGATACGGGCGCGTACGGTGATCAACGCCGCAGGCGTATGGGCCGGCGGCCTCGTCGACGACATCCGCCTGCGGCCCTCCCGCGGAACGCATCTCGTCCTGCGCTCCGAAGATCTCGGCAGCCTCACCGCCGGCATGCACATCCCGATCCCCGGTGAGACCAACCGCTTCGTCCTCGTCCTGCCGCAGGGCGACGGCAGGGTGTACGTGGGGCTCACCGACGAACCCGTCGACGGCGACATCCCGGACGTACCCGAAGTTCCGGAGACCGACATCGGCTTCCTTCTCGACGTCCTCGGCTCCGCACTCGACGTCACGGTGACCCGGAACGACGTCATGGGTGCCTTCGCAGGACTGCGCCCCCTCCTCGACACCACGGGAGACTCCGCACGCACCGCCGACATCTCCCGCAAGCACGCGGTGCTGACCTCACCCGACGGTGTCGTCACGGTCGTCGGCGGCAAGCTCACCACCTACCGGCGCATGGCCCAGGACGCCGTCGACGCCGCCGTCACCGTACGCAACCTGGCCGCAGGCCCCAGCGGTACGGCCACCCTCCCGCTCGTCGGCGCCGCCGGCCCAGGTGCACTCGCAGCCCTCGACGCCCCCCGCCGCCTCGTCCGCCGGTACGGGAGCGAAGCCGGCCAGATCCACGCGCTCGGCCTCGCCGACCCCGCACTCGCCCGCCCCGTCATCCCCGGCCACCCCGTCACCGGCGCCGAACTCCGGTGGGCGGTACGCCACGAGGGAGCCCTCGACGAGTCCGACATCCTGGACCGCCGCACCCGCATCGGCCTGGTCCCGCACGACCGGGAGGAGGCACAGACCGCCGCCCGCGACGCGCTAGCGGCCGAGCCCGCTGAATTGCCGTAA
- a CDS encoding TetR/AcrR family transcriptional regulator, which produces MTPIRHNQSDTDAVLDAARDCVLAVGVRRTTLTDVARRAGVSRMTLYRRWPDVRTLVGDLMTREWIALAVGAMPDIDAGTPTRTRLVDGLVAGVNAFRAHPLFHKIIDVDPELLLPYVLDRRGASQDALLGLITGALAEGHADGSVRAMHPGLQARSLLLVVQSFTLSLRTMTEEADPELTERSFLGELRTLLERTLTP; this is translated from the coding sequence ATGACGCCCATTCGTCACAACCAATCGGACACAGATGCCGTCCTCGACGCGGCACGCGACTGCGTCCTCGCCGTCGGCGTGCGCCGGACGACCCTCACGGACGTGGCCCGTCGTGCCGGGGTCTCCCGTATGACGCTCTACCGCCGTTGGCCGGATGTACGAACCCTGGTCGGCGACCTGATGACCCGGGAATGGATCGCGCTCGCCGTCGGCGCCATGCCGGACATCGACGCCGGCACACCGACGCGCACCCGCCTCGTCGACGGACTGGTCGCCGGTGTCAACGCCTTCCGCGCACACCCGCTCTTCCACAAGATCATCGACGTGGACCCCGAACTGCTCCTGCCCTACGTGCTCGACCGCCGCGGCGCCAGCCAGGACGCGCTGCTCGGACTCATCACCGGCGCCCTGGCCGAGGGCCACGCCGACGGATCCGTCCGCGCCATGCACCCCGGCCTGCAGGCCCGCTCCCTGCTGCTGGTCGTGCAGTCCTTCACGCTGTCGCTGCGCACGATGACCGAGGAGGCCGACCCCGAACTCACCGAGAGGTCCTTCCTCGGCGAACTGCGGACCCTTCTGGAGAGGACCCTCACACCATGA
- a CDS encoding YegS/Rv2252/BmrU family lipid kinase translates to MRQFTAVVNPAAGGSSGTAALLPLARLLREAGAQIDTQYSRSLGHAGELARQAGEQGHIVLAVGGDGIAGCIGGVLSGTDTVLGLVPAGRGNDFARALGVPTDPAALAEVLLGGTAKPIDTIEVESAVHDRTSVLGSVYAGVDAVANRHANTSRLLRGAASYYAGGLRAVVTWRPAAYRITVDGVAHERRGYTVVAANSGYYGFGRHIAPDARLDDGLLDVVVIQHAPKRLFFAMMNELKTGAHLKRPQVEVLRGKEVRIEADRDIPYGADGEVDARLPVTVRVQPGALRVLC, encoded by the coding sequence ATGCGACAGTTCACCGCGGTCGTCAACCCCGCCGCAGGGGGATCCAGCGGTACGGCGGCGCTGCTTCCGCTGGCCCGCCTCCTGCGGGAGGCCGGGGCGCAGATCGACACGCAATACAGCCGCAGCCTGGGGCACGCCGGGGAGCTGGCGCGGCAGGCCGGGGAGCAGGGGCACATCGTGCTCGCCGTCGGTGGCGACGGCATAGCCGGCTGCATCGGGGGAGTGCTCAGCGGTACGGACACCGTGTTGGGGCTCGTACCGGCGGGCCGCGGCAACGACTTCGCCCGGGCGCTCGGGGTGCCCACGGATCCTGCGGCCCTCGCCGAGGTGCTGCTTGGCGGCACAGCGAAGCCGATCGACACCATCGAGGTCGAATCGGCCGTCCACGACAGGACGTCCGTGCTGGGCAGTGTGTACGCGGGCGTCGACGCGGTCGCCAACCGGCACGCGAACACCTCCCGGCTGCTGCGCGGCGCCGCCTCGTACTACGCGGGCGGACTGCGGGCTGTGGTGACGTGGCGCCCCGCCGCCTACCGCATCACGGTCGACGGCGTGGCACACGAGCGGCGCGGCTACACGGTCGTCGCCGCGAACTCTGGCTACTACGGGTTCGGCCGCCATATCGCCCCGGACGCGCGGCTCGACGACGGGCTGCTGGACGTCGTCGTGATCCAACACGCGCCCAAGCGGCTGTTCTTCGCGATGATGAACGAGCTGAAGACGGGCGCGCATCTGAAGCGGCCGCAGGTGGAGGTGCTGCGGGGCAAGGAGGTCCGCATCGAGGCCGACCGGGACATTCCCTACGGCGCGGACGGCGAGGTCGACGCGAGGCTTCCGGTCACGGTCAGGGTGCAGCCGGGCGCGCTCAGGGTGTTGTGCTGA
- a CDS encoding sigma-70 family RNA polymerase sigma factor — MGASRLDSAVVEAARQGDQRAQDELVAAYLPLVYNIVGRALSGHADVDDVVQETMIRALGGLGSLRDPGSFRSWLVAITMNQIRGHWQTHRDVPASSGLQDAYDVADPGADFVDLTIVRLGLQGQRREVAEASRWLDTDDRELLSLWWLEAAGELGRAEVAAALDLSRQHTAVRVQRMKAQLETARVVVRALSAMPRCVLLDEVILTWDGIPSALWRKRVARHARDCTVCSGFEAGLVPAEGLLVGLGLVPVAGVLGGLAGLGAFGGAGATGGTAAFGTVSHTVGGVHMDPGGDVGSGRHASVGGGHGAPGDDTAVIATVGGGRLRDRQNRSAQSRMQKRRRATAAVAVALLVTGGTVAGVTLMTPDEERDAVRSASAAEPESATTSAPATSPSPSPTASASPSPSHSKSAAPKPRPTASVATPRPRKATAGGAAPRPTSNPADSPAEQVLAIVNAERAKAGCRPVKLDDRLARAGQLHSEDMSANGYFDHASQDGRTFVDRAKAQGYESPGAENIAQGQNSPERVMEAWMNSQGHRENILNCSLNTMGLGVVTKDWTWTQVFGF, encoded by the coding sequence ATGGGCGCAAGCAGACTCGACAGCGCGGTGGTCGAGGCGGCGCGGCAGGGCGACCAACGGGCACAGGACGAGCTTGTCGCTGCGTATCTGCCGCTTGTGTACAACATCGTGGGCCGGGCGCTGAGCGGACATGCCGACGTCGACGACGTGGTGCAGGAGACCATGATCCGCGCGCTTGGCGGTCTCGGGTCGCTCCGTGACCCGGGCAGCTTTCGGTCCTGGCTGGTGGCCATCACGATGAACCAGATACGCGGCCACTGGCAGACGCACCGTGATGTGCCGGCCAGTTCGGGTCTGCAGGACGCGTACGACGTGGCCGATCCGGGTGCGGACTTCGTGGATCTGACGATCGTGCGGCTCGGTCTTCAGGGGCAGCGGCGGGAAGTGGCCGAGGCCAGCCGCTGGCTGGACACCGACGACCGTGAGCTGCTGTCGCTGTGGTGGCTCGAGGCGGCGGGTGAGCTGGGGCGGGCCGAGGTGGCCGCTGCGTTGGATCTGTCGCGGCAGCACACTGCGGTGCGGGTGCAGCGAATGAAGGCGCAGCTGGAGACGGCCCGGGTGGTGGTGCGGGCGCTGTCCGCGATGCCCCGCTGTGTGCTGCTGGACGAGGTGATTCTGACCTGGGACGGTATCCCGTCGGCGCTGTGGCGCAAGCGCGTCGCGCGGCACGCGCGTGACTGCACGGTCTGTTCGGGGTTCGAAGCGGGACTCGTGCCTGCCGAGGGGCTGTTGGTGGGCCTCGGCCTGGTGCCGGTGGCCGGGGTGCTGGGGGGACTTGCCGGGCTGGGCGCCTTCGGGGGTGCGGGAGCGACCGGTGGGACGGCGGCCTTCGGTACGGTCAGCCACACCGTCGGCGGTGTCCACATGGACCCGGGCGGCGACGTCGGCTCGGGCCGCCACGCAAGCGTCGGCGGAGGGCACGGAGCACCTGGCGATGACACCGCCGTCATCGCGACGGTGGGCGGTGGCCGGCTGCGCGACCGCCAAAACCGCAGCGCACAAAGCCGCATGCAGAAGCGGCGCCGTGCTACCGCCGCGGTCGCTGTGGCCTTGCTGGTAACGGGAGGAACCGTTGCCGGGGTGACCCTGATGACGCCCGACGAGGAGCGGGATGCGGTGCGGTCGGCGTCCGCCGCCGAGCCGGAGTCGGCGACGACTTCTGCACCCGCCACGTCCCCGTCGCCGTCGCCGACCGCCTCGGCGTCCCCGTCTCCCTCGCACAGCAAGTCCGCAGCCCCGAAGCCCCGGCCGACTGCCTCGGTCGCCACCCCGCGCCCGCGCAAGGCCACGGCCGGCGGGGCCGCTCCACGGCCCACATCCAATCCCGCGGACAGCCCGGCCGAGCAGGTCCTGGCGATCGTCAATGCGGAGCGGGCCAAGGCAGGCTGCCGACCCGTGAAGCTCGACGACCGCCTCGCCCGCGCCGGCCAACTGCACAGCGAGGACATGTCGGCCAACGGTTACTTCGACCACGCCAGCCAGGACGGCCGCACCTTCGTCGACAGGGCCAAGGCACAGGGCTACGAATCCCCCGGCGCCGAGAACATAGCCCAGGGGCAGAACTCTCCTGAGCGCGTGATGGAGGCGTGGATGAACTCGCAGGGTCACCGCGAGAACATCCTCAACTGCTCCCTGAACACCATGGGCCTCGGTGTCGTCACCAAAGACTGGACCTGGACACAGGTGTTCGGCTTCTGA
- a CDS encoding FAD-binding oxidoreductase codes for MLWSGWGDPDKAAPLPDSVIGLLAGLLGVTPREDEPAQLDGIAVPPSPLAEDALRALAECLGDSAHVRTDAESRIRHTRGKSTPDLLRIRAGEVDDIPAAVLLPGGHDEVLAVLRVCAEHGVAAVPFGGGTSVVGGLAPESKRCFVALDLRRLDGLLALDEVSRTATLQPGLRAPQAEALLNERGFTLGHFPQSYEWASIGGFAAARSSGQASAGYGRFDEMVLGLTVATPEGTWEAGRAPRSAAGPDLRQLILGSEGALGVITAVTVRIRPLPATRIYEGWRFASFEAGAAALRMLAQDGPRPTVLRLSDETETFIGLAQPDKIGSSDAPAAAGCMAIAGFEGTAEDTADSRARAREVLLACGGEYVGEEPGDRWAHGRYNAPYLRDALLDAGAFAETLETAGFWSALPALYDAVRQALTDTLTEAGTPPLVMCHISHVYENGASLYFTVVSAQGDDPVAHWAPVKRAANDAILASGGTISHHHGVGTDHRDWYTEEIGPVGVRILQAVKAEIDPAGVLSPGVLIPVR; via the coding sequence ATGTTGTGGAGCGGCTGGGGCGACCCGGACAAGGCGGCCCCGCTGCCCGACTCGGTGATCGGTCTGCTGGCCGGTCTGCTCGGCGTCACACCGCGCGAGGACGAGCCGGCTCAGCTCGACGGCATCGCCGTCCCTCCGTCCCCGCTCGCCGAGGACGCGCTCCGAGCGCTCGCCGAGTGCCTGGGCGACAGCGCACACGTACGCACCGATGCCGAGAGCCGTATCCGGCACACCCGGGGCAAGTCGACCCCGGACCTGCTGCGCATCCGGGCCGGTGAGGTCGACGACATCCCGGCGGCGGTCCTTCTGCCGGGCGGCCATGACGAGGTGCTGGCGGTGCTGCGCGTCTGCGCCGAGCACGGTGTGGCGGCCGTGCCGTTCGGCGGCGGGACCTCCGTCGTCGGAGGACTCGCACCGGAGTCGAAGCGCTGCTTCGTCGCGCTGGACCTGCGCCGCCTCGACGGGCTGCTCGCCCTCGACGAGGTCTCACGCACCGCGACGCTGCAGCCCGGCCTGCGCGCGCCGCAGGCGGAAGCGCTGCTCAACGAGCGCGGCTTCACGCTGGGCCACTTCCCGCAGTCGTACGAGTGGGCATCGATCGGCGGCTTCGCCGCGGCTCGCTCGAGCGGTCAGGCCTCGGCCGGCTACGGCCGCTTCGACGAGATGGTGCTCGGCCTCACCGTCGCCACCCCCGAAGGCACCTGGGAGGCGGGGCGGGCGCCGCGCTCGGCGGCAGGGCCGGACCTGCGTCAGCTGATCCTCGGCTCCGAGGGCGCGCTCGGCGTGATCACCGCGGTGACCGTGCGGATCAGGCCGCTGCCCGCGACCCGGATCTACGAAGGGTGGCGCTTCGCCTCGTTCGAGGCGGGCGCCGCGGCGCTGCGCATGCTCGCCCAGGACGGCCCGCGACCGACCGTGCTGCGCCTGTCGGACGAGACAGAGACGTTCATCGGCCTGGCCCAGCCGGACAAGATCGGAAGCTCTGACGCACCCGCGGCGGCCGGATGCATGGCGATCGCCGGATTCGAGGGCACCGCCGAGGACACCGCGGACAGCCGCGCGCGGGCCCGCGAGGTGCTCCTCGCGTGCGGTGGCGAGTACGTGGGGGAGGAGCCGGGGGACCGCTGGGCGCACGGCCGTTACAACGCTCCGTACCTGCGCGACGCGCTGCTGGACGCGGGCGCGTTCGCCGAGACACTGGAGACCGCGGGCTTCTGGTCCGCCCTTCCGGCCCTGTACGACGCGGTGCGCCAGGCACTCACCGACACGCTGACCGAGGCCGGCACACCGCCGCTGGTGATGTGCCACATCTCCCATGTGTACGAGAACGGCGCGTCGCTGTACTTCACGGTGGTCTCGGCACAGGGCGACGATCCGGTCGCTCACTGGGCTCCGGTCAAGCGAGCCGCGAACGACGCGATCCTTGCGTCCGGCGGCACGATCAGCCACCACCACGGCGTGGGGACCGACCACCGAGACTGGTACACGGAAGAGATCGGTCCGGTCGGCGTCCGTATCCTGCAGGCCGTCAAGGCCGAGATCGACCCTGCCGGGGTTCTCAGCCCCGGTGTACTCATCCCCGTCCGCTGA
- a CDS encoding VWA domain-containing protein: MPDLPELAASFTAALHDAGIAVGPDRTRSFARAITLLAPSTTRDLRHCALTTLVSDHEQIEPFDAVFHEIFGGPADLGARRGQPGDPPRSLAGAVPGADRKATADKDGREGDAQPREMALPFAASPLDHLANRDFEALSAEELARLAEMMRTVALRTPTRPSRRRRPAPHGERVDLRRTLAASRRTGGYPLRLRRFVPRTRPRDLVVLCDISGSMEPYARAMLQLLYCASRAARAEVFTFATRLTRLTPAFRRTGPYDALARAGRAAPDWSGGTRIADCLAEFNERFGRRGLAHGAVVVIVSDGWDTGAPADLTTHMARLSRVAYRVVWVNPRTASPRYRPLVGGMAAALPYCDAVVSAHSFAALDDFTAALSAPGRRR, translated from the coding sequence ATGCCTGACCTGCCGGAACTGGCCGCGTCGTTCACCGCGGCCCTGCACGACGCCGGGATCGCGGTGGGCCCCGACCGCACACGGAGCTTCGCCCGGGCCATCACCCTGCTGGCGCCTTCGACGACACGCGACTTGCGGCACTGCGCGCTCACCACCCTGGTGTCCGACCACGAGCAGATCGAGCCGTTCGACGCGGTCTTCCACGAGATCTTCGGCGGCCCGGCCGACCTCGGAGCACGGCGCGGTCAGCCCGGCGACCCGCCCCGATCGCTCGCGGGCGCCGTCCCCGGCGCCGACAGGAAGGCCACCGCGGACAAAGACGGCCGGGAGGGCGACGCACAGCCGCGGGAGATGGCCCTTCCCTTTGCCGCCAGTCCCCTCGACCACCTCGCCAACCGCGACTTCGAGGCCCTGTCCGCCGAGGAACTGGCGCGCCTCGCCGAGATGATGCGCACCGTCGCGCTTCGCACCCCGACGCGGCCCTCCCGTCGGCGCCGGCCCGCGCCCCACGGCGAGCGAGTCGACCTGCGCCGCACACTGGCCGCCAGCCGGCGCACCGGCGGGTATCCCCTGCGGCTGCGCCGCTTCGTACCGCGCACCCGTCCCCGCGATCTCGTCGTGCTCTGCGACATCTCCGGATCGATGGAGCCCTACGCCCGGGCCATGCTGCAACTGCTCTACTGCGCCTCGCGCGCGGCCCGGGCCGAGGTGTTCACCTTCGCCACCCGGCTCACCCGCCTCACGCCCGCCTTCCGGAGGACCGGACCGTACGACGCCCTGGCACGGGCCGGGCGGGCGGCCCCGGACTGGTCCGGAGGCACCCGGATAGCTGACTGCCTCGCGGAGTTCAACGAACGGTTCGGCCGACGCGGCTTGGCGCACGGCGCCGTGGTTGTCATCGTCTCCGACGGCTGGGACACCGGTGCGCCCGCCGATCTCACCACGCACATGGCACGGCTGTCCCGCGTCGCCTACCGCGTCGTATGGGTCAACCCCCGTACGGCCAGCCCCCGTTACCGTCCGCTCGTCGGCGGCATGGCCGCCGCGCTGCCCTACTGCGACGCCGTCGTCAGCGCCCACAGCTTCGCGGCCCTGGACGACTTCACCGCCGCCTTGTCGGCCCCTGGCCGCCGACGGTGA
- a CDS encoding MoxR family ATPase — MPDLDALVPDVPDLRSRLDAVGYLADDALATALLLAVRMRQPILLEGEPGVGKTEAARALASVLDTPLIRLQCYEGLSSAEALYEWNYPRQLLAIRLAESRGESLRDTDLFAEDYLLPRPLLAAISHPGPRPAVLLIDEVDRADDEFEAFLLELLADAAVTIPELGTRRATVPPVAVLTSNRTRDLHDALKRRCLYHWIDYPDTARVAAIIRKRVPESAEWLAARVAHGVAALRARQELTKPPGIAEAIDWAGALQALGLSVLDADAADRTLGAVLKYAEDLQAVRRTGLAELVDAERGTDA; from the coding sequence ATGCCTGACCTCGACGCCCTCGTACCGGATGTCCCCGACCTGCGCTCGCGGCTGGACGCCGTCGGCTACCTGGCGGACGACGCCCTGGCCACGGCGCTGCTGCTGGCCGTACGCATGCGGCAGCCGATCCTGCTGGAGGGCGAACCCGGTGTCGGCAAGACCGAGGCGGCCCGCGCCCTCGCCTCCGTACTCGACACCCCGCTGATCCGGCTGCAGTGCTACGAGGGGCTCTCCTCGGCCGAGGCCCTGTACGAGTGGAACTATCCGCGGCAACTGCTGGCCATCCGGCTGGCCGAGTCCCGCGGGGAGTCCCTGCGGGACACCGACCTGTTCGCCGAGGACTATCTGCTGCCACGGCCGCTGCTCGCAGCGATCTCCCACCCGGGGCCGCGGCCGGCCGTGCTGCTCATCGACGAAGTGGACCGCGCCGACGACGAATTCGAGGCGTTCCTGCTGGAGCTGCTGGCCGATGCCGCCGTCACCATCCCCGAACTGGGAACCCGCAGGGCCACGGTGCCGCCGGTGGCGGTACTGACCTCCAACCGCACCCGGGATCTGCACGACGCGCTGAAACGCCGCTGCCTCTACCACTGGATCGACTACCCGGACACCGCACGCGTCGCCGCAATCATCCGCAAACGGGTACCGGAGTCGGCCGAATGGCTGGCCGCGCGCGTGGCGCACGGGGTGGCGGCGCTGCGTGCCCGGCAGGAGCTCACCAAACCGCCCGGCATCGCCGAGGCAATCGACTGGGCAGGCGCGCTGCAGGCGCTGGGGCTCTCCGTTCTCGACGCCGACGCCGCGGACCGCACCCTGGGGGCGGTGCTCAAGTACGCCGAGGACCTGCAGGCCGTGCGCCGTACCGGGCTGGCGGAGCTGGTCGATGCGGAGCGGGGCACCGATGCCTGA
- a CDS encoding XdhC family protein, translating to MTSTELLTRADALRHGRTPFVLATVVRAERPTSAKPGDSALVLPDGTVEGFVGGTCAESTVQLQGLRLLETGESLLLRITAAAGAGTEDAGATGQGLVTVANPCLSGGTLDIFLEANLPPALVYVYGHAPIARALLDVGRALGLDTRPVSSGEPLPSDLDVVVVASHGRDEEPVLIEAVRAGVPYIGLVASRKRGTAVVAGLGLTEEQRTHVRTPAGLDIGARTPSEVALSVYAEIISLRPPRAPAVRHAGASGAPAVAEAVDPVCGMTVAITAATLSLDRNGDTAYFCGPVCQHAFADDPSRYAHA from the coding sequence ATGACGAGCACCGAACTGCTGACCCGCGCGGACGCACTCCGGCACGGCCGGACCCCGTTCGTGCTGGCCACCGTTGTCCGCGCGGAACGGCCCACGAGCGCCAAGCCCGGGGACAGCGCACTGGTTCTGCCCGACGGCACCGTCGAAGGCTTCGTGGGCGGGACATGCGCCGAGTCGACCGTGCAACTGCAAGGTCTGCGGCTGCTGGAGACCGGCGAATCACTGCTGCTGCGGATCACGGCCGCCGCGGGCGCCGGGACCGAGGACGCGGGCGCGACGGGCCAGGGCCTGGTGACGGTGGCCAATCCGTGTCTGTCCGGGGGGACGCTCGACATCTTCCTGGAGGCCAACCTCCCGCCGGCACTGGTGTACGTCTACGGGCACGCGCCGATCGCCCGGGCCCTGCTCGACGTCGGTCGCGCGCTCGGCCTCGACACTCGGCCCGTCTCATCCGGGGAGCCGTTGCCGTCCGATCTGGACGTCGTCGTCGTTGCCTCGCACGGCCGCGACGAGGAACCCGTATTGATCGAGGCCGTACGCGCCGGGGTCCCCTACATCGGGCTGGTGGCCAGCCGAAAGCGCGGCACGGCGGTGGTTGCCGGACTGGGCCTCACCGAGGAACAGCGCACGCACGTCAGGACCCCGGCCGGCCTGGACATCGGCGCACGCACCCCGTCGGAGGTGGCGCTGTCGGTCTACGCCGAGATCATCTCGCTGCGGCCCCCGCGTGCCCCGGCCGTGCGGCACGCAGGCGCCTCCGGGGCGCCCGCCGTCGCCGAGGCGGTCGATCCCGTCTGCGGCATGACCGTCGCGATCACCGCCGCCACCCTCTCGCTGGACCGGAACGGCGACACGGCGTACTTCTGCGGGCCGGTGTGCCAGCACGCCTTCGCCGACGACCCCTCCCGCTACGCGCATGCCTGA